A window of Choloepus didactylus isolate mChoDid1 chromosome 21, mChoDid1.pri, whole genome shotgun sequence contains these coding sequences:
- the INTS1 gene encoding integrator complex subunit 1 isoform X2: protein MNRAKPTTVRRPSAAAKPSGHPPPGDFIALGSKGQANESKTASTLLKPAPSGLPSERKRDGAAALSGASALTGLTKRPKLSSTPPLSALGRLAEAAVAEKRAISPSIKEPSVVPIEVLPTVLLDEIEAAELEGNDDRIEGVLCGAVRQLKITRAKPDTTLYLSLMYLAKIKPNIFATEGVIEALCSLLRRDASINFKAKGNSLVSVLACNLLVAAYEEDENWPEIFVKVYIEDSLGERVWVDSPHCKSFVDSVQTAFNTKVPPRSMLLQGDMGRGGGDLSAGNSPHPSLTEEEDSQTELLIAEEKLSPEQEGQLMPRYDDLAESVEEYVLDVLRDQLNRRQPIDNVSRNLLRLLTSTCGYKEVRLMAVQKLEMWLQNPKLTRPAQDLLMSACVNCNTQSPEDVDVISHLIKIRLKPKVLLNHYMLCIRELLNAHKDNLGTTIKFVIFNELSNARNPNNMQVLHTVLQHSSELAPKFLAVVFQDLLTNKDDYLRASRALLREIIKQTKHEINFQAFCLGLMQERKEPQHLDMELKERFVIHVTDLLAVSMMLGITAQVKEAGVAWDKGEKKNLEVLRSFQNQIAAIQRDAVWWLHTVVPSISKLAPKDYVHCLHKVLFTEQPETYYKWDNWPPESDRNFFLRLCSEVPILEDTLMRILVIGLSRELPLGPADAMELADHLVKRAAAVQADDVEVLKVERIQLIDAVLNLCTYHHPENIQLPPGYQPPNLAISTLYWKAWPLLLVVAAFNPENIGLAAWEEYPTLKMLMEMVMTNNYSYPPCTLTDEETRTEMISRELQVAQREKQEILAFEGHLAAASTKQTITESSSLLVSQLTGLDPRGPPRRPPPHILDQVKGLNQSLRLGHLLCRSRSPDFLLNIIQRQASSQSMPWLADLVQSSEGSVDVLPVQCLCEFLLHDAADDAASGEEDEEAESKEQKAKKRQRQQKQRQLLGRLQDLLLGPQADEQTTCEVLDYFLRRLSSSQVASRALAMKSGTGPSCPSFRTEGSQLTLPSSAPRVSLQGLSLVLSEGSLRDGEEQGHPQEEDSGDTEMLQGYQWLLRDLPRLPLFDSVRATTALALQQAIHMETDPQSISAYLVYLSQHTPVEEQGQHSDLALDVARLVVERSTIMAHLFSKLSHSATSDAVLAALLTIFSRYVRRMRKSKEGEEVYSWSESQDQVFLRWAGGETATMHILVVHAMVILLTLGPPRAGDGEFHALLDIWFPEKKPLPTAFLVDTSEEALLLPDWLKLRMIRSEVPRLVDAALQDLEPQQLLLFVQSFGIPVSSMSKLLQYLDQAVAHDPQTLEQNIMDKNYMAHLVEVQHERGASGGQTFHSLLTASLPPRRDSTEAPKPKSSPEHPTGHGRIRAGTQIRALGPEDDLASVVLQIFPLNPDPRWQNANPRPIALALQQALGQELARVRQGDPEVTGITVRLLQALATLLTSSHGGALAMAMHRSHVLACPLLRQLCQYQRCVPQDASFSSLFLKVLMQLLQWLDSPAMGDGPLQAQLKLFAAQFSARRRISDVRTGFLHLAEALAFRRDSEVVRSTVRALIATLQSGEKCSVEPELMGKVLQGLIEVQSPFLEELLTVLFSATAGAGPRPPAARPIVVVSSLLLQDQEEPPGKQEGDGCSLETVRLGPSSGLLVDWLEMLDPEVIGSCPDLQQRLLFWNKGRGHGGAQVPSFRPYLLALLTHQSNWATLHQCIRILLCKSREQRFDPSASLDFLWACIHVPRIWQGRDQRTPQKRREELVLRVQTPELLSLVELILAEAEARSQEADEASCSPIQARLPLLLSCCHGNDESIQKVAEYLTGCIQQRGDSVVGRRCRDLLLQLYLQRPELRVPVPEILLCSEGAPSSSVCKLDGLIHRFITLLADTSDSRASESRVADANMACRKLAAAHPILLLRHLPVLAALLHGRTHLSFQEFCRQSHLAFFLRALGLLGLLQPPLFRAEHQGPLWDCLRAFVRVLLNYRKSFRHLAPFISRFVQFIHRYITCNAPAAVAFLQRHADPLHDLCFDNSDLVVLKSLLAGLSLPSRSGAAGRGLDEEGEDENSAGSLPLVSVSLFTPLTAAEMAPYMRRLSRGQAVEDLLEVLSDIDEMSRRRPEVLGFFSTNLQRLMSSAEESCRSLAFSLALRSVQHNPSIAADFLPTFMSCLGSRDFEVMQTALKNLPEYTLLCQEHAATLLHRAFLVGVYGQVDTSAQISEALKILHMEAAL, encoded by the exons ATGAACCGGGCCAAGCCCACCACCGTGCGGAGGCCCAGCGCTGCGGCCAAACCTTCAG GGCACCCTCCTCCAGGAGATTTCATTGCGCTGGGCTCAAAGGGTCAGGCCAATGAATCGAAAACAGCGTCCACCCTGCTGAAGCCAGCCCCCTCTGGCCTGCCTTCAGAGCGCAAGCGGGATGGCGCAGCTGCTCTGTCTGGTGCCTCAGCCCTGACTGGCCTCACCAAACGCCCCAAACTCTCCTCCACTCCACCTCTGAGTGCCCTGGGGCGCCTGGCTGAGGCTGCAGTGGCAGAGAAACGGGCCATCTCTCCCTCCATTAAAGAACCATCTGTGGTGCCGATTGAAG TTCTGCCCACGGTGCTGCTGGATGAGATCGAGGCCGCCGAGCTGGAGGGCAACGATGACAGGATAGAGGGGGTGCTGTGTGGGGCAGTGAGGCAGCTGAAGATCACGCGGGCCAAGCCAGACACCACCCTCTACCTGAGCCTCATGTACCTGGCCAAAATCAAGCCCAACATCTTTGCCACAGAGGGTGTCATTGAG GCGCTGTGCAGCCTCTTGCGGCGGGATGCCTCCATCAACTTCAAGGCCAAGGGGAACAGCCTGGTCTCGGTGCTGGCCTGTAACCTCCTCGTGGCCGCATACGAGGAGGATGAGAACTGGCCCGAAATCTTTGTCAAG GTATACATCGAGGATTCCCTGGGGGAGCGGGTCTGGGTGGACAGCCCTCACTGCAAGTCATTTGTGGACAGCGTCCAGACGGCATTCAACACCAAGGTGCCCCCCAGGAGCATGCTCCTGCAGGGGGACATGGGACGCGGCGGGGGGGACCTCAGTGCTG GGaacagcccccacccctccctcaccGAGGAGGAAGACAGCCAGACGGAGCTCCTCATCGCCGAGGAGAAGCTGAGTCCTGAGCAGGAGGGCCAGCTCATGCCCAG GTACGACGACCTGGCAGAGAGCGTGGAGGAGTACGTCCTCGATGTCCTTCGAGACCAGCTGAACCGGCGGCAGCCCATCGACAACGTCTCCCGCAACCTGCTGCGGCTGCTCACCTCCACCTGCGGCTACAAGGAGGTCCGGCTGATGGCCGTGCAGAAGCTGGAGATGTGGCTGCAGAACCCAAAG CTGACCAGGCCGGCTCAGGACCTGCTCATGTCCGCCTGCGTGAACTGCAACACGCAGAGCCCGGAGGATGTGGATGTCATCTCCCACCTGATCAAGATCCGCCTCAAGCCCAAGGTCCTCCTCAACCACTACATGCTCTGCATCAG GGAGCTGCTGAATGCCCACAAGGACAACTTGGGCACCACCATCAAGTTTGTCATCTTCAACGAGCTCTCCAACGCCCGGAACCCCAACAACATGCAGGTCCTCCACACCGTGCTGCAGCACAGCTCCGAGCTCGCACCCAAG TTCCTGGCCGTGGTGTTCCAGGACCTGCTGACCAACAAGGACGACTACCTGCGGGCCTCACGGGCCCTGCTGCGGGAGATCATCAAGCAGACCAAGCACGAGATCAACTTCCAGGCCTTCTGCCTGGGCCTCATGCAGGAGCGCAAGGAGCCGCAGCACCTGGACATGGAGCTCAAG GAGCGGTTTGTGATCCATGTGACAGACCTGCTGGCCGTGTCCATGATGCTGGGCATCACCGCCCAGGTGAAGGAGGCAGGGGTCGCCTGGGACAAAGGCGAGAAGAAGA ACCTCGAGGTGCTGCGCTCTTTCCAGAACCAGATCGCGGCCATCCAGCGGGACGCCGTCTGGTGGCTTCACACTGTCGTCCCCTCCATCAGCAAACTCGCGCCCAAGGACTACGTACACTG CCTCCATAAGGTGCTGTTCACGGAGCAGCCAGAGACCTACTACAAGTGGGACAACTGGCCTCCGGAAAGTGACCGCAA CTTCTTCCTCCGCCTCTGCTCTGAGGTGCCCATCCTGGAGGACACGCTGATGCGGATCCTGGTCATTGGGCTGTCCCGAGAGCTGCCGCTCGGCCCTGCTGACGCCATGGAGCTGGCCGACCACCTGGTGAAGCGAGCCGCGGCTGTGCAGGCGGACG ATGTGGAAGTGCTGAAGGTGGAGAGAATCCAGCTGATCGACGCCGTCCTGAACCTGTGCACCTACCATCACCCCGAGAACATTCAGCTCCCCCCAGG GTATCAGCCACCAAATCTCGCCATCTCCACCCTCTACTGGAAGGCGTGGCCGCTCCTGCTCGTGGTGGCCGCATTTAACCCGGAAAACATCG GCCTGGCTGCCTGGGAAGAGTACCCCACCCTGAAGATGCTCATGGAGATGGTGATGACTAA CAATTACTCCTACCCGCCCTGCACCCTGACGGACGAGGAGACACGCACAGAGATGATCAGCCGGGAGCTGCAGGTCGCCCAGCGGGAGAAGCAGGAGATCCTGGCATTCGAGGGCCACCTGGCCGCTGCCTCCACCAAGCAGACCATCACCGAGAGCAGCAGCCTCCTCGTGTCCCAGCTCACTGGCCTGGACCCCCG AGGGCCACCCCGCAGGCCCCCCCCCCACATCCTGGATCAGGTGAAAGGGCTCAACCAGTCCCTACGCCTCGGGCACCTGCTGTGCCGGAGCCGCAGCCCGGACTTCCTCCTCAACATCATCCAGAGGCAG GCCTCCTCGCAGTCCATGCCCTGGCTGGCCGACCTGGTGCAGTCCAGCGAGGGCTCCGTGGACGTGCTGCCCGTGCAGTGTCTGTGCGAGTTCCTGCTGCACGATGCTGCCGACGATGCCGCCTCTGGGGAGGAGGACGAGGAGGCCGAGAGCAAGGAGCAGAAGGCCAAGAAGCGGCAG AGGCAGCAGAAGCAGCGGCAGCTGCTAGGCCGCCTGCAGGACCTGCTGCTGGGCCCCCAGGCCGATGAGCAGACCACCTGTGAGGTGCTGGACTACTTCCTGCGCCGCCTCAGCTCCTCCCAGGTGGCCTCCCGGGCGCTAGCCATGAAG TCGGGGACAGGCCCTTCCTGCCCGTCCTTTAGAACAGAAGGCAGCCAGCTGACCCTGCCCAGCTCAGCGCCACGTGTGTCACTGCAGGGTCTGTCGCTGGTGCTCTCGGAGGGCAGCCTGCGGGACGGGGAGGAGCAGGGCCACCCCCAGGAGGAAGACTCGGGGGACACCGAGATGCTGCAGGGCTACCAGTGGCTGCTGAGGGACCTGCCCCGGCTGCCTCTGTTTGACAGCGTCAGGGCCACGACTGCACTGGCGCTGCAGCAG GCCATCCACATGGAGACGGACCCGCAGTCCATCAGCGCCTACCTGGTCTACCTGTCCCAGCACACGCCAGTGGAGGAGCAAGGCCAGCACAGTGACCTGGCGCTG GATGTGGCCCGGCTGGTCGTGGAGCGCTCCACCATCATGGCGCACCTCTTCTCCAAGCTCTCCCACAGCGCCACGTCGGACGCCGTGCTGGCCGCCCTGCTCACCATCTTCTCCCGCTACGTGAGGCGCATGCGCAAGAGCAAGGAGGGGGAAGAGGTCTACAGCTGG TCCGAGTCCCAGGACCAGGTCTTCCTGCGCTGGGCTGGTGGGGAGACGGCCACCATGCACATCCTGGTGGTGCACGCCATGGTCATCCTGCTGACGCTGGGGCCCCCCCGAG CTGGTGATGGCGAGTTCCACGCCCTGTTGGACATCTGGTTTCCGGAGAAAAAGCCGCTGCCCACTGCCTTCCTTGTGGACACGTCTGAGGAGGCCTTGCTGCTGCCCGACTGGCTGAAGCTGCGCATGATCCGGTCGGAGGTGCCTCGCCTGGTGGATGCGG CCCTGCAGGACCTGGAGCCCCAGCAGCTGCTGCTCTTCGTGCAGTCCTTCGGCATCCCCGTCTCCAGCATGAGCAAGCTCCTCCAGTACCTGGACCAGGCCGTGGCCCACGACCCCCAGACCCTGGAGCAGAATATCATGGACAAGA ATTACATGGCTCACCTGGTGGAGGTGCAGCATGAGAGAGGCGCTTCTGGAGGCCAGACTTTCCACTCCCTGCTGACGGCCTCCCTGCCCCCCCGGCGAG ACAGTACAGAAGCCCCAAAGCCAAAGAGCAGCCCGGAGCATCCCACGGGCCACGGGAGGATCCGTGCTGGGACCCAGATCCGGGCGCTCGGCCCCGAGGACGACCTGGCCAGCGTGGTCCTGCAG ATCTTTCCGCTGAACCCCGACCCCCGGTGGCAGAATGCAAACCCCCGCCCCATCGCCCTGGCATTGCAGCAGGCCCTGGGCCAGGAGCTGGCCCGCGTGCGCCAGGGGGACCCTGAGGTGACGGGCATCACAGTCCGGCTCCTGCAGGCCTTGGCCACTCTGCTGACCTCCTCCCACGGCGGGGCCCTGGCCATGGCCATGCACCGGAGCCACGTCCTTGCCTGCCCGCTGCTGCGCCAGCTCTGCCAGTACCAG CGCTGCGTGCCCCAGGACGCCAGCTTCTCATCGTTGTTCCTCAAAGTACTCATGCAGCTGCTGCAGTGGCTGGACAGCCCGGCCATGGGGGACGGGCCCCTCCAGGCCCAGCTCAAGCTGTTTGCCGCCCAGTTCTCAGCCAGGCGCAGGATCAGCGACG TGCGCACCGGCTTCCTGCACCTGGCGGAGGCCCTGGCCTTCCGCCGTGACTCGGAGGTCGTCCGCTCCACGGTCCGGGCCCTCATTGCCACCCTGCAGTCTGGGGAGAAGTGCAGCGTGGAGCCCGAGCTCATGGGCAAAG TCCTCCAAGGCTTGATCGAGGTGCAGTCGCCCTTCCTGGAGGAACTGCTGACCGTGCTCTTCTCGGCCACTGCGGGTGCTGGCCCCAGGCCCCCTGCTGCACGGCCCATCGTGGTGGTCAGCTCCCTGCTGCTGCAGGACCAGGAGGAGCCCCCTGGGAAGCAGGAAGGGGATGGCTGCAG CCTGGAAACCGTGCGGCTGGGCCCGTCCTCAGGGCTTCTCGTCGACTGGCTGGAGATGCTGGACCCTGAGGTGATCGGCAGCTGCCCAGACCTGCAGCAGAGGCTCTTGTTCTGGAACAAG ggcagggGCCACGGTGGCGCCCAAGTGCCGTCTTTCCGTCCCTACCTCCTGGCCCTCCTCACGCACCAGTCCAACTGGGCCACACTGCACCAGTGCATCCGCATCCTGCTCTGCAAGAGCCGGGAGCAGAG GTTCGATCCTTCTGCCTCTTTGGATTTCCTCTGGGCCTGTATCCATGTCCCTCGGATCTGGCAGGGCAGGGACCAGCGGACCCCTCAG AAGCGGCGGGAGGAGCTCGTGCTCCGGGTCCAGACCCCAGAGCTCCTCAGCCTGGTGGAGCTGATCCTGGCCGAGGCGGAGGCCAGAAGCCAGGAGGCAGACGAGGCCTCCTGCAGCCCCATCCAGGCCCGCCTGCCCCTGCTGCTCAGCTGCTGCCACGGAAACGACGAGAGCATCCAGAAGGTGGCGGAGTACCTGACGGGCTGCATCCAGCAGCGGGGGGACAG TGTGGTGGGCAGGCGCTGCCGAGACCTGCTCCTGCAGCTGTACCTGCAGCGGCCAGAGCTCCGGGTGCCCGTGCCTGAGATCTTGCTGTGCAGCGAGGGGGCCCCCAGCAGCAGTGTCTGCAAG CTGGACGGCCTCATTCACCGCTTCATCACCCTCCTCGCCGACACCAGTGACTCCCGAGCATCCGAGAGCCGTGTGGCGGATGCCAACATGGCGTGCCGGAAGCTGGCCGCGGCCCACCCCATCCTGCTGCTGAG GCACCTGCCCGTCCTCGCGGCTCTGCTTCACGGGAGGACGCACCTCAGCTTCCAGGAGTTCTGCCGGCAGAGCCACCTGGCCTTCTTCCTGCGCGCGCTGGGGCTCCTGGGGCTGCTGCAGCCGCCGCTGTTCCGCGCCGAGCACCAGGGGCCGCTGTGGGACTGCCTGCGCGCCTTCGTCCGCGTGCTGCTG aATTACCGGAAGTCCTTCCGCCACCTTGCTCCCTTCATCAGCAGGTTCGTGCAGTTCATCCACAGGTACATCACCTGCAATGCCCCCGCGGCCGTCGCCTTCCTGCAGAGGCACGCGGACCCGCTCCA CGACCTGTGCTTCGACAACAGCGACCTGGTGGTGCTGAAGTCCCTCCTGGCAGGGCTGAGCCTCCCCAGTAGGAGCGGCGCGGCCGGCCGAGGCCTGGACGAGGAAGGCGAGG ACGAGAACTCGGCCGGCTCTCTGCCACTGGTCAGCGTCTCCCTCTTCACCCCCCTGACCGCAGCTGAGATGGCGCCCTACATGAGGAGGCTTTCCCGGGGCCAGGCTGTCGAGG ATCTGCTGGAGGTCCTCAGCGACATTGATGAGATGTCCCGGCGGAGACCTGAGGTCCTCGGTTTCTTCTCG ACCAACTTACAGAGGCTGATGAGCTCGGCTGAGGAGTCCTGCCGCAGCCTGGCCTTCAGCCTGGCCCTGCGCTCCGTCCAGCACAACCCCAG CATTGCCGCCGACTTCTTGCCCACCTTCATGTCCTGCCTGGGCAGCCGGGACTTTGAGGTGATGCAGACAGCTCTGAAGAACCTGCCCGAGTACACCCTTCTCTGCCAGG AGCACGCAGCCACGCTGCTGCACCGGGCCTTCCTGGTGGGCGTGTACGGCCAGGTGGACACCAGTGCCCAGATCTCCGAGGCCCTGAAGATCCTCCACATGGAGGCCGCGCTGTGA